Within Luteolibacter flavescens, the genomic segment GGCTGGCTGCACTCCTTGGGCGAGGAAGGTCCCGGCGACGCCCGACAGCACGTCGCCCTGTCCGCCGGAGGCCATGCCGGCGTGGCCGGTGGGATTGAAGCGGGTGGCCTTCCCTGCGGTGGCGACCAGCGTGCGCGTTCCTTTCAAAAGGAGGGTGCAGGGATGACGCCCGACGAAAGCCGCGGCGGCTTCCACCCGGTCGAGTTCCGCAAGGTCCGGAGCGAGGCGGCGGAATTCCCCGGGGTGAGGCGTGATGAGGTGATGGCGTTCTAACAGGTCAGTGCGGCCGGTGGTGGCGAGCAGGTTCAGCGCGTCGGCATCGAGCACCGCGGGGATGGACGAGGTGGCGAGTTGTGTGAGGAGTTCCAGCTTCTGGTCCTCGGCCATGTTGCCCATGCCGGGGCCGATGATGAGCGCGTGATGTCCGGCGGAGAAGGCGTCCGCGACCGGCGTGGCCGAGCTGCGGACCATGATCTCCGGAGGCATCGGGGAGGAGAGCGATGACAGGAAGCCGGGCTCGCCGTGCAGCGTGATCAGGCCTCCTCCGGCCCGCAGGACGGCAGTGGCGGCGAGCACGGCGGCACCGGTCATGCCGGGCGATCCGGCGAGAAGGCCGATCCTGCCGGCATTTCCCTTGTGGAAATCATGCGGGCGCGGGGCGAGAAGGCCGGGGAAGGACTCCGGACAAAAAAATGCGAGCGTGTCGGCAGCCGGAGGCGGGAGATCCGGGACGGGAACCAGCAGGATGCGTCCGGCGCTCGCGATGCCCGCGGATGTGGTGAGCCCCAGCTTTGCGACCCCGACCGGGAGGGTCAGGTCTGCCGTGATGCCGCTGCCTTCGCCAGTATCCGCGTCCATCCCGGAAGGCAGATCCATGGCGGCGACGATCGCACCGCGGGATTCGCGAAGCCCGGCCATTTCCTCGGCGAGGGGTGCAAGTGGCTCGCGAAGGGTGCCGCGTGCGCCGATGCCAAGGAGGCCATCGAGCAGGAGCAGCGGTCTCGGGCCTTCAGGGATGACCTCGGTAGGGGAGGGTGAGTCCAGCTCCTGCCACTTGCGTAGCGGCAGCGGCCCCCATGCTGACTCCGGCCAGGCGGCCCTGAGCGAGATCTGCCAACCGGCATTTCTCAGATGAAGGAGCGCGACAAGAGCGTCTCCGGCATTGTTCCCCTTGCCGAGGTAGGCGACGGCGCGCCCGGGCCGGGGAAAGTGGTCAAGGAGGCGGCGGGCGATCCCTTCACCCGCCTGGTCCATCAGATACTCCGCGGAGATCCCGTTGCTGAATGCGGACTCCTCCAGCGACCGCATGGCCGCACCGGTGACAAACGACATGCTGCCACCTCTAGCGGATCAGCCGGACCGGCGGAAGCGCGCGATGCCCTCGGCCATGCCTTCGGCAAGTGCCTGGCGGAACCATGCCGTCTTCATGCGCGAGCGCTCGCCTGCATTGCTGACAAAGCCGCACTCGACGAGGATGGACGGGCACGTGGTGTTCCGGATCACGTAGAAGCGGGCGAATTTCACGCCGCGGTTCACGGCGCGTACCTTGCTCATCATGCCGGAGTGGACATAGGAGGCGAGCGCCTGGCTCTGGCCGGAGTGGTAGAAGGTCTCCAGACCGGACACCTGCTGCTTCCACGTGTAGTTGTAGTGGACGCTCACGAAAATGGCGTCGGAGTAGCGGCTGGCGATGCGGACACGCTCCGGCAGCGAGATGAAGTAGTCGCTGCGGCGGGTCATCACCGTGCGGAAGCCGCGCTTCTTCAGCTCGCTTTCCAGACGGACGGAGGTGTCGAGAGCGAGGTGCTTCTCATACACTTGGCCCCATTGGCCGCCCTTGTCATGGCCACCGTGACCGGGATCGATGATCACCGTGCGGAAAAAGCGTGCCTGGGCCGGCAGGCTCGCCGCGCAGAGCAGGAGCATGGGCAGCAGCAAACGGAAGAGCTTTCTCATGTTGGGAAATTTGTTAATCGGGCCGGAAGTTACGGAATTTTTAAATTTATAGGAAAACTATGTAAAGGGACATTTCCCCAGCCCACCCTGAAAATTTTTCAATTTATAAGATTCGTCGGTCGGTCGGAGGCCTTGCGCACCTTCCGACGGGCTTCGGCTTCGGCTCTCGGGTCGTAGGGGATGCTGTTCCCGACCTCCACGATACCGTCACGAGAGGTGTAGAGAACGGGATCCGACCCTGCGCCGCGCTTGTGCAGCTCGCGACCGAGGAGCTTGCCTGCGGAGTCGACGCGGACGTGGCCCCACATGTCAGGGGAGATGAGGTAGAGGACGTGCATCACCTGGCGGTTGTCCAAGGTGACGGAGGGCTTGCGGAAAACCAGTGCCTCACCCAGCGGGTGGGTTTTGATGGAGTTGCCGGTGCGCGTGTCGATCACCTGGGCATACAGCATCGTCTTCGAGCCGGAGTTGAACTGGAGCACCTTGTATTCACGTCCTTGGCCGGGTTTTCCTGGCAGGCCGATCTTCTGCGTCCAGTAGGTGCGGGCGGAGTTCGAGTTGAAGGTCAGTCGGTTGGACATGACGCCGTTCTCCTGGCCCGGCATCCGGACGACGGCGTAAACCGAGTAATTTCCCACCGTTTGCAGCGGATAGATCTGCGCGAGATCGACGGTGCGGCTCATCGTCTGGCCGAGCCCAATCTTCACGGCGCCGAAGGTCGGCTGGCCCATCGGGGTGAGGGGCTTCCCGCTCAGGCTGCTTACCATCAGGTCCAGCCATCCGGTGCGGTTGTTGCCTTGGAGGATGATATCCTGGCCGGAGCGGTTGGTCACGCTGATGGAGACCGGGACTGATTCGCCCGCGACGAAATTGTTCCGCCCCATAGTCATCCTCACCTCGACTTGGGCGTGGGCTGTCGCCAGACAGAGGCTGGAGAACAGCAGGGCAAAGAAGAGGCGGATACCAGTCATGGGGTCGAAGGCCTATCGCAGCCCTACCCACACGTCAACCCAACGGGAGGGCAGCTCATCTAACGACGCAAAATGTGTCCGGGACGGTGCCGCGGAGGGAGTCACACGTAGTGAAGCTCCTTCGCCTTGGTAGCGATGTCGCTTTCGCGGTCGAGCAGCTCTTGGATGGGATCCCAGCGGCCTGCGACGAGGGCGTCGCGGGCGGACTCCGGCATGTTGAAGCCGAAATCGAGGCCGGTGGACGAGCGTACGCGCTTTTTCACCAGGTCGAGGGTGATTTCCACGGCGGGATCGGCCTCGACGGCTTGACGGAGCTGGTCGATCTCGTCGGCGGTGAGCATCACGCAGGGCATGGCAAGGCCGGTGGAGTTCCCGAAGAAGATCTCGGCGAAGGACTCGGCGACCACGGCCTTGAAGCCGTATTTGCTCAGCGATTGCGGGGCGTGCTCGCGGGAGGAGCCGCAGCCGAAATTGACGCCCGCGAGCAGGATGGTCGCGCCGTCGAAGCGCTCGTCATTCAGCGGGTGGTCGGTCTTCTCGCCGGTGGTCGGGTCGAAGCGCACGTCGTAGAAGGCGAACTCGCCGAGGCCATCGAAGGTGACGCATTTCATGAACCGCGCCGGGATGATGCGGTCGGTATCGATGTCGGCGCCGGGGATGAAGACGGCGCGGCCGGTGACGGTGGTGACTTTTTCGAGGGCCATGGTGAGAGTGGTGAAAGGGATGGGCGAGGACGGTGTCAGCCGTCCTCGCGGTTGATGAGATACCAAGGTCGCTTCACGTCGTCCGGGAAGGGCGCGGAGCGGTAGAAATCGGCGACGGTGAGCGTGAGCCCGACGGACTCGAGGTGTACTGGGGAGTCAGGCTGGGTGTAGATGTGCTTCTTCCAGCGGTCCGAGCGGCGGAGCAGGAAGATCTCCGGCCAGTCCTGCTCGATGTAAACGATCTCCTCGACGCTGGGCAGGCGCTGGTAGGCGGCCAGCTTCTCCCCGCGATCATATCGTGAGGTGCCGTGGGACAGGATCTCGATGATGAGCTTGGGATGGCGGACGATGTGGGAATCGTCGTCCGCCGGCTCGCAGGTCACGAAGACATCGGGGTAGTAGTAGGCTTCCCCGATGTCGTCGGCGATCTGGACCTTCACCGCCTCGATGTAGGTCCGGCAAGGACCACCGCGGAGGTGGTCCTTGAGGATCAGGGCGGTTTCGAGGCAGATCTCGTTGTGCTTCCGGCTCGCGCCGGACATTGCGTAGATGCGACCGTCGACGAATTCATGCCGGACTTCCGACCGCAGCTCTCCTTCGAGATACTCGGCGGCGGTGACCGGCAGATTCGGCGCGGCGGTGCTCATGGCGCGGGCTGGATCACTCGGCGTCTTTCTTGCCGGGTGCTCCTGCGGTGTGCTTTTCGACGATCTCGCCGATCTTCTGCTGGAAGGTCGGCATTTCCTTCTGGATGGCGGGCATCGCGATCTTCATGACATCGGTCATGATCGCGGGCGTGGCCGAGAGGGTCTTCTGGCCGAGGGGCGTGCGGTAGAACTCGGTGAGCTCCAGGATTTCCTCCTCGGTGAAGTGCTTCGTGTAGAGCTCCTCGGTCTTCGTGCGCATCTCCTTGCCGGAGAAGATCTTCACGTAAAGCGCGCGGGCTTCGGTGCGGATCTCCTTGATGGCGGCTTCCGGAACGCCCTGCTGCTTGAGCTGGTCGATCATGCCGTCGAAGGCAGCGACCGCGGACTCGATGGCGGTTTCCTCGTAGCGCGTGACTTCGAGCAGCGTTTCGACCGGTGTCTTCGCCTGGGCGGAGACGGCTCCGCAGACGAGGAAGAACGAGAGCGAGAGAAGAAGTGTCGATTTCATATATGGCCTAGGGGTGGGATACCGGGCCAGACTACGCGACAGCCGCCTCCGGTTCCAGCGAGAAGACCTCGCGGGCATCGGCGATGCTGCCCTGCACGGCGGCGGCGGCCACCATGACGGGCGACATGAGGACGGTGCGGCCGGTTGGCGAACCCTGGCGGCCTTTGAAATTGCGGTTCGACGAGGACGCGCAGAGTTGGTCGCCGACGAGCTTGTCGGGATTCATCGCAAGGCACATCGAGCAACCCGCGCCGCGCCATTCGAAGCCGGCGGCAGTGAAGATCTTGTCGATGCCTTCCTGCTCGCACTGGTGGGCCACGATCTGGGAACCGGGCACGGCGATGGCCTTCACACCCGGGGCGACCTGATGGCCCTGGATGTACTTCGCCACCTCGCGGAAGTCGGAGAGACGGCCATTCGTGCAGGAACCGATGAAGGCGACGTCGATCTTCACGCCCTTGATCGGCGTGCCGGCCGGCAGCTTCATGTAGGCGAGCGCTTCGTCGATGCTGGCTTTTTCCAGGGCAGTCGCGGCCTTGGCGGGATCCGGGATGCTCTCGGTGACGCCGATGCCGTGGTCCGGGGAGATGCCCCAGGTGACGGTCGGCTCGATGTCCGCGGCGGCGATCTTGATGATATCGTCGTAAACCGCGTCCGCATCGGAGGCAAAGGACAGCCAGCGCGAGGCGGTGGCGTCGAAGTCGCTCATGTCCACATACGGGCGGTCCTTGAGGTAGGCGATGGTCTTGGCGTCCGGATTGACGTAGCCGCAGCGGGCACCGCCTTCGATGGCCATGTTGCAGACGGTCATGCGCTCTTCCATCGACATGTCGTCGAAGACATTGCCGGCATACTCGTAGGCGTAGCCGATGCCGCCCTTCGCGCCGAGCAGGCGGATGATGTGGAGCGTCACGTCCTTCGCATAGACGCCGGGGCGGAGCTTTCCGGTGACCTCGATGCGGCGGACCTTCAGCGGTTCCATGGCCAGCGTCTGGGTCGCGAGCACGTCGCGGACCTGGGTGGTGCCGATGCCGAAGGCGATCGCGCCGAAGGCTCCGTGCGTCGCGGTGTGCGAGTCGCCGCAGGCGATGGTGGTGCCGGGCTGGGTGATGCCTTGCTCGGGACCGACGACGTGAACGATGCCTTGCTTGCCGGAGCTGAGGTCGAAGTAGGTGACGCCGAAGTCATCGCAATTCGACCGCAGGGCGGACATCATCTCCGCGGCGAGCGGATCGACGGGCTGGTCCTGGTTTTCCGTGGGCACGATGTGGTCCACGGTGGCAAAGGTCCGCTGCGGGTACTTCACCGTGAGTCCGAGGTCGCGGAGCATCCCGAAGGCCTGTGGCGAGGTCACCTCGTGGATGAGGTGGGTGCCGATGAAAAGCTGCGTGCGACCGTCGGCCAGCGTGCCGACGCTGTGGCTTTCCCACACTTTTTGGTAGAGGCTCTTGCCCATGATCGGAAGGCCGCGACTTCGCGGCGGGCGGGCAAAGTGGGTCACCACCAGTGGATTGTCAAAGCGTGATCCCGTGCGCAGACGGGGCTTCAGGAGCCGCCGTAGAGGAACAGGAGCACCACGCCGATGACGGCGAGCGCGACAGGCACGGCGATCCGGAGCCATCGCCAGCGCGAGCCCGGCTTGCGCTCGAGATCGGTCCAGTCGTCCCAGCTCCGGCTGTCGGAGCGGTAGCGGTGGTAGTGGCGGACGGTGGTGTGGAAACGCGGAGGGGAGTCCGGTGTTTTCATGGGGAGTGATCCGCCTGTTACCGAAAATTTCCGCGGGAAGCAACCTGTGACTCGTTCTGTATCAAGAACTACGTAGATGTCCGAGCCGTGGCCGCAAGATGACGGCACGAAAAAGCCCCGCGCGGCGAACCGGGCGGGGCTTTAGGGAAAATCGGGTCGGGCGAACTTACTTCGAGTAGTTCACCTCTGGGGCTGCCGGGACTTCCTGGAAGTGGGGAAGCGGGCGGAGCTTGGCGGGCTTCGGTTCTCCGGTGCAGCAGCAGGAAGCGGAGGCGAACGCGAAGGCGGACAGACAAACGGCAGCGATAATGCGAAGCATGGCGGGAGTGAAATGAGGTTTTTTGGAATTCGCGAGAAAAATGATTTCCAAGCGAAAATTCAGGGTGGACCCACGGAGAGGTCCACCCTGGTTTGAGTCATGACGCGGACGTTAGAGGTCCGCTAAATCAGATTACTTGGCCGGAGCAACGTAGGTCGGCGTCGACGGCTTCGGAGCCGGGGAGCTGGAGCAGCAGGAAGAGGAAACGAGGGAACCTGCGGCAGCGGCGAGGAGGGCGGCGATTTTGACGAGTTTCATGGTGGTTGCTTAGTTGCGTTTGGAAAAACGGACGTAGTCCGGTTGACGCAGACTCTAACGGGTGATGCACCCCGCGCAAGTTGAAAGTCTGGAGGTCAGGGATGCCCGCCTTCCTCAAGTGGTCTTCCGGCGGAACATGATCGAGGCCGCGCCTAGCGTGCAGAAGCCGATCAGGATGAGCGGCAGGATCAGCGAGAAGACGCGCTCCACGGAGGCGTCCTTCAGGAAGACACCCTTCACGATTTCCACGAAGTGGCGGATGGGATTCGGCAGCGTCGCGAGCTGCAGCCAGCGCGGCATGTTCTCCACCGGCGAGGCAAAGCCGGAGAGCATCATGGCGGGCATCATGAAGGAAAAGGCACCGAGGAAGGCCTGCTGCTGGGTATTGCAGATCGAGGAGATCAGCAGGCCGATGCCGACCAGCGAGAGCGCGTAGAAGAACATCCCGAGGTAGAGCAGCAGCAGGTGGCCCTGGAAGGGGACGTGGTAGAGGAAGACGGCGGCGCAGAGGATGAGCGTGGCCTGGAAGAAGGCCACGAGCATGGCGGGCACCGCCTTGCCGATCATGATCATCTCCGGGGTCAGCGGGGAGACGAGGAGCTGGTCGAAGGTGCCTTGCTCACGCTCGCGCGCGACGGAGAGCGCGGTGAGGATCAGCGAGCCGATGGTGGTGATGACGGCCACCAGGTTCGGCAGCATGAAGTTCTTGTAGTCCAGGTTCGCATTGAACCAGTAGCGGGTGACGGTCTCCGAGGGCATCGTCGCGCCCTTCTCCGCCAGCCGGTCTTTCAGGAAGGTCTCGGTGATGCCCTGCAGGTAGCCGAAGGCGATCTGCGCGCCATTCGACCGGCGGCCGTCCATGAGCACCTGCACGGGGGCGGTCTCCCCGGCGGCGATGCGGCGGGAGAAGTCCTCCGGGATGCTCACGGCGAGCATGGCCGCGCGGGACTCGATGGCGGCCTCCATGTCTTTTTGCTCGTGGATGGGCAGGATCTCGGTGAAGGCGTCGGACTGGGCGAAGCGCTGCACGAGCTCGCTGGAGGCCTCGCCGGTGTCGCGGTTGTAGATCGCCAGCGAGGCGTTCTTCACCTCCAGCGTCGCGGCGAAGGGGAAGAGCGCGGTCTGCAGGATGACCGGCATGATCAGCAGGGCGCGGCTCGACGGATTCCCGAAGGTGGACTGCAGCTCCTTGATGACGAGCGCCCGGATGCGGAGGAAGAAGTTCATGGGGTGGCGTTCATTCCATGCGGCGGCGGGTCAGCTTCGCCGTGAGACCCAGGAAAAAGGCGGCGGACACCATCAGCATGCCGATGTCCGGCAGCAGCACCCGCCACGGCGTGCCGACCTGGAAGATGGTCTGGATGGCGGAGACGAAGTAGCGGGCCGGGATGAGATGCGTGACCCCGCGCAGGAAGGTCGGCATGCTGGAGATCTCGTAGATGAAGCCGGAAAGCATCATCGCCGGGAGGAAGGCGGCATTCAGAGCGGCCTGCGCGGCATTGAATTGGTTCCGCGTGCCGGTCGAGATCGCGAGGCCGATGCCGAGCACGCTGAGCAGGAAGAAGCTGCCGACGATGAGCAGCGCGAGGATGGACCCGCGGAAGGGCACGCCCATCACCCAGCGCGCGGTGGCCACGCACATGACCAGCGAGATCATGCCAAGCGCGTAGTAGGGGAGGATCTTGCTCAGCAGCAGCTCCGCCCGCGTGACGGGGGAGGCGAGCAGAGCCTCCATGGTGCCGCGCTCCCACTCACGCGCCACGACCAGCGAGGTGAGCAGCGCGCCGATCACCGTCATGATCACGGTGATGGAGCCGGGGATGAGGAAGTTCCGGCTCTTCGCCGAGGGAT encodes:
- a CDS encoding Uma2 family endonuclease, with protein sequence MSTAAPNLPVTAAEYLEGELRSEVRHEFVDGRIYAMSGASRKHNEICLETALILKDHLRGGPCRTYIEAVKVQIADDIGEAYYYPDVFVTCEPADDDSHIVRHPKLIIEILSHGTSRYDRGEKLAAYQRLPSVEEIVYIEQDWPEIFLLRRSDRWKKHIYTQPDSPVHLESVGLTLTVADFYRSAPFPDDVKRPWYLINREDG
- the leuD gene encoding 3-isopropylmalate dehydratase small subunit, with product MALEKVTTVTGRAVFIPGADIDTDRIIPARFMKCVTFDGLGEFAFYDVRFDPTTGEKTDHPLNDERFDGATILLAGVNFGCGSSREHAPQSLSKYGFKAVVAESFAEIFFGNSTGLAMPCVMLTADEIDQLRQAVEADPAVEITLDLVKKRVRSSTGLDFGFNMPESARDALVAGRWDPIQELLDRESDIATKAKELHYV
- a CDS encoding ABC transporter permease translates to MKHLSFRRLRALCWKETLQIFRDPSSNLIAFVLPLLLIFVFGFGINLDTPTLHVGLLKEGTGKDADGLASALRGTPSMVVRSFESRDDMELAMVNSEIRGFMVIPSDFSRRMNHPGDTAPVQVVADGSEPNTAQFVSNYFEAIWQHWMLQRTEDRGEEMEREVVLEPRYWYNPSAKSRNFLIPGSITVIMTVIGALLTSLVVAREWERGTMEALLASPVTRAELLLSKILPYYALGMISLVMCVATARWVMGVPFRGSILALLIVGSFFLLSVLGIGLAISTGTRNQFNAAQAALNAAFLPAMMLSGFIYEISSMPTFLRGVTHLIPARYFVSAIQTIFQVGTPWRVLLPDIGMLMVSAAFFLGLTAKLTRRRME
- a CDS encoding N-acetylmuramoyl-L-alanine amidase; this translates as MRKLFRLLLPMLLLCAASLPAQARFFRTVIIDPGHGGHDKGGQWGQVYEKHLALDTSVRLESELKKRGFRTVMTRRSDYFISLPERVRIASRYSDAIFVSVHYNYTWKQQVSGLETFYHSGQSQALASYVHSGMMSKVRAVNRGVKFARFYVIRNTTCPSILVECGFVSNAGERSRMKTAWFRQALAEGMAEGIARFRRSG
- a CDS encoding arrestin family protein; this translates as MTGIRLFFALLFSSLCLATAHAQVEVRMTMGRNNFVAGESVPVSISVTNRSGQDIILQGNNRTGWLDLMVSSLSGKPLTPMGQPTFGAVKIGLGQTMSRTVDLAQIYPLQTVGNYSVYAVVRMPGQENGVMSNRLTFNSNSARTYWTQKIGLPGKPGQGREYKVLQFNSGSKTMLYAQVIDTRTGNSIKTHPLGEALVFRKPSVTLDNRQVMHVLYLISPDMWGHVRVDSAGKLLGRELHKRGAGSDPVLYTSRDGIVEVGNSIPYDPRAEAEARRKVRKASDRPTNLIN
- a CDS encoding NAD(P)H-hydrate dehydratase, yielding MSFVTGAAMRSLEESAFSNGISAEYLMDQAGEGIARRLLDHFPRPGRAVAYLGKGNNAGDALVALLHLRNAGWQISLRAAWPESAWGPLPLRKWQELDSPSPTEVIPEGPRPLLLLDGLLGIGARGTLREPLAPLAEEMAGLRESRGAIVAAMDLPSGMDADTGEGSGITADLTLPVGVAKLGLTTSAGIASAGRILLVPVPDLPPPAADTLAFFCPESFPGLLAPRPHDFHKGNAGRIGLLAGSPGMTGAAVLAATAVLRAGGGLITLHGEPGFLSSLSSPMPPEIMVRSSATPVADAFSAGHHALIIGPGMGNMAEDQKLELLTQLATSSIPAVLDADALNLLATTGRTDLLERHHLITPHPGEFRRLAPDLAELDRVEAAAAFVGRHPCTLLLKGTRTLVATAGKATRFNPTGHAGMASGGQGDVLSGVAGTFLAQGVQPADAASLAAWLCGRAAERALAKGPITTAGDTIDELGGAMRDWQERRR
- the leuC gene encoding 3-isopropylmalate dehydratase large subunit is translated as MGKSLYQKVWESHSVGTLADGRTQLFIGTHLIHEVTSPQAFGMLRDLGLTVKYPQRTFATVDHIVPTENQDQPVDPLAAEMMSALRSNCDDFGVTYFDLSSGKQGIVHVVGPEQGITQPGTTIACGDSHTATHGAFGAIAFGIGTTQVRDVLATQTLAMEPLKVRRIEVTGKLRPGVYAKDVTLHIIRLLGAKGGIGYAYEYAGNVFDDMSMEERMTVCNMAIEGGARCGYVNPDAKTIAYLKDRPYVDMSDFDATASRWLSFASDADAVYDDIIKIAAADIEPTVTWGISPDHGIGVTESIPDPAKAATALEKASIDEALAYMKLPAGTPIKGVKIDVAFIGSCTNGRLSDFREVAKYIQGHQVAPGVKAIAVPGSQIVAHQCEQEGIDKIFTAAGFEWRGAGCSMCLAMNPDKLVGDQLCASSSNRNFKGRQGSPTGRTVLMSPVMVAAAAVQGSIADAREVFSLEPEAAVA
- a CDS encoding ABC transporter permease produces the protein MNFFLRIRALVIKELQSTFGNPSSRALLIMPVILQTALFPFAATLEVKNASLAIYNRDTGEASSELVQRFAQSDAFTEILPIHEQKDMEAAIESRAAMLAVSIPEDFSRRIAAGETAPVQVLMDGRRSNGAQIAFGYLQGITETFLKDRLAEKGATMPSETVTRYWFNANLDYKNFMLPNLVAVITTIGSLILTALSVAREREQGTFDQLLVSPLTPEMIMIGKAVPAMLVAFFQATLILCAAVFLYHVPFQGHLLLLYLGMFFYALSLVGIGLLISSICNTQQQAFLGAFSFMMPAMMLSGFASPVENMPRWLQLATLPNPIRHFVEIVKGVFLKDASVERVFSLILPLILIGFCTLGAASIMFRRKTT
- a CDS encoding DUF2059 domain-containing protein; this encodes MKSTLLLSLSFFLVCGAVSAQAKTPVETLLEVTRYEETAIESAVAAFDGMIDQLKQQGVPEAAIKEIRTEARALYVKIFSGKEMRTKTEELYTKHFTEEEILELTEFYRTPLGQKTLSATPAIMTDVMKIAMPAIQKEMPTFQQKIGEIVEKHTAGAPGKKDAE